Proteins encoded together in one Bacteroides ovatus window:
- a CDS encoding helix-turn-helix domain-containing protein, producing the protein MTTEERLSKLEQAILLAGLGTKEILTFDEACVFMGVTRSHLYKLTSGGKVIHYKPNGKMIYFKRDELSAWLLQNRVSTSEEIAMKATTYTMNHRARV; encoded by the coding sequence ATGACGACAGAAGAAAGATTATCAAAATTAGAACAGGCTATTTTATTAGCCGGATTAGGAACAAAGGAAATATTAACCTTTGATGAGGCATGCGTATTTATGGGCGTAACGCGTTCACATCTTTATAAATTAACGTCTGGCGGGAAAGTAATACACTATAAACCAAACGGGAAAATGATTTATTTCAAACGTGATGAGCTATCCGCGTGGCTTTTACAGAATCGCGTGTCTACATCGGAAGAAATCGCGATGAAGGCGACTACCTACACAATGAATCACCGGGCGAGAGTATAA
- a CDS encoding sensor histidine kinase, which translates to MNIKTKLVLGIGMLAGMIILLVTLSVVNLQILTATEPDSPAAMPGLERALLWISITGGICIFTGLGLLYWLPRSISKPVKELKDGILEIANHNYEKRLDMSDNEEFREVADSFNRMAERLTEYRASTLSDILSAKKFIEAIVNSIDDPIIGLNTEREILFINDEALSILNMKRENVIRKSAEELSLKNDLLRRLIRELVTPSDQKEPLKIYADNKESYFKASYIPINNTDAKKDESKKLGDVILLKNITEFKELDSAKTTFISTISHELKTPIAAIMMSLNLLEDKRVGALNDEQEQLSRSIKENSERLLSITGELLNMTQVEAGKLQLMPKITKPIELIEYAIKANQVQADKFNIQIEVEYPEEKIGKLFVDSEKIAWVLTNLLSNAIRYSKENGRVIIGARQDGNIIELYVQDFGKGIDPRYHQSIFDRYFRVPGTKVQGSGLGLSISKDFVEAHGGTLTVESELGKGSRFVMRLKA; encoded by the coding sequence ATGAATATTAAAACGAAACTGGTGCTAGGCATTGGGATGCTGGCAGGAATGATAATTTTGCTGGTAACACTTTCTGTAGTTAACCTTCAGATTTTGACAGCAACGGAACCTGATAGTCCTGCTGCTATGCCTGGGTTAGAGCGAGCTTTATTGTGGATTTCTATCACTGGGGGTATTTGTATATTTACTGGATTGGGTTTGTTGTACTGGCTACCACGTAGTATTAGCAAACCTGTGAAGGAATTGAAAGATGGTATTCTTGAAATAGCCAATCATAATTATGAGAAACGTCTCGACATGAGTGACAATGAAGAGTTCCGTGAAGTGGCTGACAGTTTCAACCGGATGGCGGAACGTTTGACAGAATATCGTGCAAGTACTTTGTCGGATATTCTTTCAGCTAAAAAGTTTATAGAGGCTATTGTTAATAGTATTGACGATCCGATTATCGGTCTGAATACGGAACGTGAGATTTTGTTTATCAATGATGAAGCATTAAGTATCCTGAATATGAAACGGGAAAATGTGATTCGTAAATCGGCAGAGGAACTTTCTTTGAAGAATGACTTGCTCCGCCGGCTAATTCGTGAGTTGGTGACGCCAAGTGATCAGAAAGAGCCTTTAAAGATTTATGCAGATAATAAGGAAAGTTATTTCAAGGCTTCCTACATTCCGATTAACAATACAGATGCGAAGAAGGATGAATCAAAAAAGTTAGGAGATGTGATTTTATTGAAGAATATAACCGAGTTTAAAGAGCTTGATTCGGCAAAAACTACTTTTATCTCTACGATTTCACATGAACTGAAAACTCCGATCGCTGCTATCATGATGAGTCTTAACCTATTGGAAGATAAACGGGTAGGAGCCTTGAATGATGAGCAGGAGCAACTGTCCAGAAGTATTAAAGAGAATAGTGAGCGTCTACTTAGCATTACGGGGGAACTGCTGAATATGACTCAGGTAGAAGCCGGTAAGCTCCAATTGATGCCAAAGATTACGAAACCGATTGAATTGATTGAATATGCAATTAAGGCTAATCAGGTGCAAGCTGACAAATTCAATATTCAAATTGAAGTGGAATATCCGGAAGAAAAAATCGGCAAACTGTTTGTTGACAGTGAAAAAATAGCATGGGTATTGACAAACTTATTGAGTAACGCCATACGTTATTCAAAAGAGAACGGTCGTGTGATTATCGGTGCCAGACAGGACGGAAATATAATCGAATTGTATGTGCAGGATTTTGGAAAAGGCATTGATCCGCGTTATCATCAAAGTATATTCGATCGTTACTTCCGTGTTCCGGGTACGAAAGTACAAGGTAGTGGTCTGGGATTATCTATTTCCAAGGATTTTGTGGAAGCTCATGGTGGTACGTTGACAGTAGAGAGTGAATTGGGTAAGGGTAGCCGGTTTGTGATGCGGTTGAAAGCGTAG
- a CDS encoding phage antirepressor yields MNEITIFKNERFGEVRTATSESGEPLFAAVDVARALGYANTRDAISKHCKRVTKRDGVSRTTNQHGVVTNQVVEMSFINEGDVIRLIMRSKLPQAEAFQDWVCEEILPSIRKHGAYMTPETVVQMFQNPDALIQLLTTLKSEQEQNALLRAQREANAKAIEAMQPKAEYFDTVLSSSSLITTNTIAAKLGISAQRLNKFLCESGIQYKQSGLYFLYSDLRGKGLEGYQTFARTDSRTGEIKTIEHMYWTEKGVYFIINLYQETTSKLLN; encoded by the coding sequence ATGAACGAGATCACTATTTTCAAAAATGAGAGATTCGGAGAAGTAAGAACCGCAACAAGTGAAAGCGGAGAACCTTTATTTGCGGCTGTAGATGTGGCGCGAGCATTGGGATACGCAAATACTAGGGATGCGATTAGTAAGCATTGCAAGCGAGTGACAAAGCGCGACGGGGTCTCTCGCACAACCAATCAACACGGCGTAGTAACGAATCAGGTAGTAGAAATGTCATTTATCAATGAGGGCGATGTTATTAGATTAATAATGCGATCCAAATTACCGCAAGCGGAAGCCTTTCAAGATTGGGTATGTGAAGAGATATTGCCAAGTATTCGCAAACATGGCGCGTATATGACGCCCGAAACTGTTGTGCAGATGTTCCAGAATCCGGACGCCCTGATACAGTTACTCACCACCCTAAAGAGCGAGCAGGAACAAAACGCCTTGCTCCGTGCACAAAGAGAGGCTAACGCAAAAGCTATCGAAGCGATGCAGCCAAAAGCGGAGTATTTCGATACTGTGTTATCTTCGTCGTCTCTGATTACTACCAACACGATAGCCGCAAAGTTGGGAATAAGTGCCCAAAGGTTAAATAAATTCCTGTGTGAATCAGGAATACAGTATAAACAAAGCGGTTTGTATTTTCTATACTCCGACCTTCGCGGAAAGGGATTAGAAGGTTATCAAACATTTGCCCGCACCGATTCAAGAACAGGTGAAATTAAAACGATAGAGCACATGTATTGGACGGAAAAAGGCGTATATTTTATTATTAATTTATATCAGGAAACGACATCTAAACTACTGAATTAA
- the kdpA gene encoding potassium-transporting ATPase subunit KdpA gives MNTEILGVVVQIALMVILAYPLGKYIAKVYRGEKTWSDFMAPIERVIYKVCGIDPNEEMNWKQFLKALLILNAFWFFWGMVLLVSQGWLPLNPDGNGPQTPDQAFNTCISFMVNCNLQHYSGESGLTYFTQLFVIMLFQFITAATGMAAMAGIMKSIAAKTTKTIGNFWQFLVISCTRILLPLSLIVGFILILQGTPMGFDGKMKVTTMEGQEQMVSQGPTAAIVPIKQLGTNGGGYFGVNSSHPLENPTYLTNMAECWSILIIPMAMVFALGFYTRRKKLAYSIYGVMLFAFLVGVCINVNQEMGGNPRIDELGIAQDNGAMEGKEVRLGAGATALWSIVTTVTSNGSVNGMHDSTMPLSGMMEMLNMQINTWFGGVGVGWMNYYTFIIIAVFISGLMVGRTPEFLGKKVEAREMKIATIVALLHPFVILVFTAISSYIYAHHPDFVESEGGWLNNLGFHGLSEQLYEYTSCAANNGSGFEGLGDNTYFWNWTCGIVLILSRFIPIVGQVAIAGLLAQKKFIPESAGTLKTDTVTFGVMTFAVIFIVAALSFFPVHALSTIAEHLSL, from the coding sequence ATGAATACAGAAATTTTAGGCGTGGTTGTTCAGATAGCCTTGATGGTGATTCTGGCTTATCCACTGGGAAAATACATTGCTAAGGTCTACAGAGGAGAAAAGACCTGGTCTGATTTTATGGCTCCTATCGAAAGAGTCATTTATAAAGTTTGTGGAATCGACCCCAATGAAGAAATGAACTGGAAACAATTCCTGAAAGCATTGTTGATTTTGAATGCTTTCTGGTTTTTCTGGGGAATGGTACTCTTGGTTTCACAAGGATGGTTGCCCTTAAATCCGGACGGCAACGGACCGCAGACTCCGGATCAGGCATTTAATACCTGTATTAGTTTTATGGTGAACTGTAACTTGCAGCACTATAGCGGTGAAAGCGGACTGACTTATTTTACTCAACTGTTCGTCATCATGCTATTCCAGTTTATTACCGCAGCAACAGGTATGGCTGCTATGGCAGGTATTATGAAGAGTATTGCTGCAAAAACAACCAAAACAATTGGTAACTTCTGGCAATTTCTGGTAATAAGCTGTACACGTATTTTATTGCCTCTTTCTCTGATTGTAGGTTTTATCTTGATTCTCCAGGGAACCCCGATGGGATTTGACGGTAAGATGAAGGTAACTACGATGGAAGGCCAGGAACAAATGGTTTCTCAAGGTCCTACGGCTGCGATTGTTCCTATCAAACAATTGGGTACAAATGGTGGTGGTTATTTTGGTGTAAACTCTTCTCATCCATTGGAAAATCCTACTTATCTTACTAACATGGCAGAATGCTGGTCTATTCTGATTATTCCGATGGCAATGGTATTTGCATTGGGATTCTATACCCGTAGGAAGAAATTGGCTTACAGTATTTATGGGGTAATGCTTTTCGCTTTTCTGGTCGGTGTGTGTATTAATGTCAATCAGGAAATGGGTGGTAATCCGCGCATCGATGAGCTGGGAATTGCACAGGATAATGGTGCGATGGAAGGTAAGGAAGTACGTCTGGGAGCTGGAGCAACCGCGTTGTGGAGTATTGTAACGACCGTAACTTCCAATGGTTCTGTGAATGGTATGCATGATTCTACTATGCCTCTGTCCGGTATGATGGAAATGCTGAATATGCAGATTAATACTTGGTTTGGCGGTGTAGGTGTAGGGTGGATGAACTACTATACATTCATTATCATTGCAGTGTTTATCAGCGGTTTGATGGTGGGACGTACACCGGAATTCCTCGGTAAGAAAGTGGAAGCCCGCGAAATGAAAATCGCGACGATTGTAGCTTTGCTTCATCCGTTTGTAATCTTGGTGTTTACGGCTATCTCAAGTTATATTTATGCACATCATCCGGATTTTGTGGAAAGTGAAGGCGGTTGGTTGAATAATTTAGGATTCCATGGCTTGAGCGAGCAACTTTATGAGTACACCTCTTGTGCGGCCAATAATGGTTCCGGTTTCGAAGGTTTGGGCGATAATACTTATTTCTGGAACTGGACATGTGGTATTGTTTTGATTCTTAGCCGTTTTATCCCTATTGTGGGACAGGTTGCCATTGCAGGACTATTAGCACAGAAAAAGTTTATACCGGAAAGTGCCGGAACATTGAAAACAGATACGGTCACTTTTGGAGTGATGACATTTGCTGTAATCTTTATTGTTGCCGCTCTGTCATTCTTCCCGGTACATGCGTTGAGTACAATTGCTGAACATTTGAGTTTGTAA
- the kdpB gene encoding potassium-transporting ATPase subunit KdpB → MKNNTSASLFPKEQVIESLKQSFVKLNPRMMIKNPIMFTVEVATAVMFLVTLYSIVNSSQGSFAYNIAVFIILFITLLFANFAEAIAEARGKAQADSLRKTREETPAKKVEGNKIVTISSSQLKKGDVFVCDAGDVIPSDGEIIEGLASIDESAITGESAPVIREAGGDKSSVTGGTKVLSDHIKVMVTTQPGESFLDKMIALVEGASRQKTPNEIALTILLAGFTLVFVIVCVTLKPFADYSNTVITIASLISLFVCLIPTTIGGLLSAIGIAGMDRALRANVITKSGKAVETAGDIDTLLLDKTGTITIGNRKATHFHTAPGVDLHDFVETCLLSSLSDETPEGKSIVELGRESGIRMRSLNTTGAHMIKFTAETKCSGVNLADGTQIRKGAFDAIRKIVESAGNKFPKEVEEVISTISSNGGTPLVVCVNQNVVGVIELQDIIKPGIQERFERLRKMGVKTVMVTGDNPLTAKYIAEKAGVDDFIAEAKPEDKMEYIKKEQQAGKLVAMMGDGTNDAPALAQANVGVAMNSGTQAAKEAGNMVDLDNDPTKLIEIVEIGKQLLMTRGTLTTFSIANDVAKYFAIVPALFMVAIPELAALNIMHLHSPESAILSAVIFNAIIIPILIPLALRGVQYKPIGASALLRRNLLIYGVGGVIVPFVGIKLIDLLVGLFF, encoded by the coding sequence ATGAAAAATAATACGTCAGCTTCTTTGTTTCCTAAGGAGCAAGTAATAGAAAGTTTGAAACAGTCATTCGTGAAATTGAATCCTCGGATGATGATCAAGAATCCGATAATGTTTACGGTGGAAGTGGCGACAGCGGTTATGTTTCTCGTAACACTTTACTCTATTGTAAATTCTTCGCAGGGTTCGTTTGCTTACAATATTGCCGTGTTTATTATTCTGTTTATAACCTTGTTGTTTGCCAATTTTGCTGAAGCTATTGCGGAGGCACGTGGTAAAGCACAGGCTGATAGCTTACGTAAGACTCGTGAAGAGACACCGGCAAAGAAAGTAGAAGGTAATAAAATTGTTACTATCAGTTCTTCACAGTTGAAAAAAGGAGATGTATTTGTGTGTGATGCCGGAGATGTGATTCCGTCTGATGGTGAGATTATTGAAGGTCTGGCTTCTATTGATGAAAGTGCTATTACCGGTGAATCTGCTCCGGTGATTCGTGAAGCAGGTGGAGACAAGAGTTCGGTAACTGGTGGTACGAAAGTGTTGTCTGATCATATAAAGGTGATGGTGACTACCCAACCGGGAGAAAGTTTTCTTGATAAGATGATCGCATTGGTGGAAGGTGCTTCCCGTCAGAAAACCCCGAATGAGATTGCATTGACTATTTTGCTGGCAGGTTTTACGCTTGTTTTCGTCATTGTGTGTGTGACTTTGAAACCATTTGCCGATTATAGCAACACGGTTATCACCATTGCTTCATTAATTTCTTTGTTTGTGTGCCTGATTCCTACAACTATTGGCGGACTTCTTTCGGCTATTGGTATTGCTGGTATGGATCGTGCACTTCGTGCTAACGTAATTACTAAATCAGGTAAAGCAGTAGAAACTGCTGGTGATATTGATACGTTACTGTTGGATAAAACAGGTACTATTACCATTGGTAACCGTAAAGCAACTCACTTCCATACGGCTCCGGGCGTTGATTTACATGATTTTGTAGAAACTTGCCTGTTGTCTTCTTTGTCTGATGAAACTCCGGAAGGTAAATCAATTGTAGAGTTAGGACGTGAATCTGGTATTCGTATGCGTAGTTTGAATACGACTGGTGCTCATATGATAAAATTTACAGCTGAAACTAAATGTTCCGGTGTTAACTTGGCTGATGGTACACAGATTCGTAAAGGAGCTTTTGATGCTATCCGTAAAATTGTAGAAAGTGCCGGAAACAAATTTCCGAAAGAAGTGGAAGAGGTAATTTCTACTATTTCAAGTAATGGTGGTACTCCATTAGTAGTATGTGTAAACCAAAATGTTGTAGGAGTTATTGAATTGCAGGATATTATCAAACCGGGTATTCAGGAGCGTTTTGAACGTCTGCGTAAAATGGGTGTAAAAACGGTTATGGTAACAGGTGATAACCCGTTGACTGCTAAATATATTGCAGAAAAAGCCGGTGTGGATGATTTCATCGCTGAAGCTAAACCGGAGGATAAGATGGAATATATCAAGAAAGAGCAACAGGCTGGTAAGTTGGTTGCGATGATGGGTGATGGTACAAATGATGCTCCTGCTCTGGCGCAAGCGAATGTAGGTGTGGCTATGAATAGTGGTACACAGGCTGCAAAGGAAGCCGGTAATATGGTTGACTTGGATAATGATCCGACAAAATTGATTGAGATTGTGGAGATCGGTAAACAATTGCTGATGACTCGTGGTACACTGACTACTTTCTCTATCGCCAATGATGTTGCGAAATATTTCGCTATTGTCCCGGCATTGTTTATGGTTGCTATTCCTGAACTGGCCGCATTAAATATCATGCATCTGCATAGTCCTGAAAGTGCTATTCTTTCAGCGGTAATCTTTAATGCGATTATTATTCCGATTCTGATTCCGTTGGCTTTACGTGGTGTGCAATACAAACCGATAGGTGCAAGTGCTTTACTTCGTCGTAATTTGCTAATTTATGGTGTAGGTGGTGTGATTGTTCCTTTTGTCGGAATTAAGTTGATTGATTTATTAGTAGGTTTATTCTTTTAA
- the guaA gene encoding glutamine-hydrolyzing GMP synthase, producing the protein MKQDMIVILDLGSHENTVLARAIRALGVYSEIYPHDITVEELKALPNVKGIIINGGPNNVIDGVAIDINPAIYTLGIPVMAAGHDKATCEVKLAEFTDDIEAIKAAVKSFVFDTCKAEANWNMKNFVNDQIELIKRQVGDKKVLLALSGGVDSSVVAALLLKAIGNNLVCVHVNHGLMRKGESEDVVEVFSNQLKANLVYVDVTDRFLNKLAGVEDPEQKRKIIGGEFIRVFEEEARKLNGIDFLGQGTIYPDIVESGTKTAKMVKSHHNVGGLPEDLKFQLVEPLRQLFKDEVRACGLELGLPYEMVYRQPFPGPGLGVRCLGAITRDRLEAVRESDAILREEFQLAGLDKKVWQYFTVVPDFKSVGVRDNARSFDWPVIIRAVNTVDAMTATIEPIDWPILMKITDRILKEVKNVNRVCYDMSPKPNATIEWE; encoded by the coding sequence ATGAAGCAGGATATGATTGTTATCCTTGACTTGGGTAGTCATGAGAATACGGTATTGGCTCGCGCCATCCGTGCATTAGGAGTTTATAGTGAGATTTATCCTCACGATATCACAGTAGAAGAACTGAAAGCATTGCCCAATGTAAAGGGTATTATTATCAATGGTGGCCCGAATAATGTAATCGATGGCGTTGCTATTGATATAAATCCGGCTATCTATACTTTGGGAATTCCTGTCATGGCTGCAGGGCATGATAAAGCAACTTGTGAAGTGAAGTTGGCAGAATTTACAGATGATATCGAGGCTATAAAGGCTGCAGTAAAGTCTTTTGTTTTCGATACTTGTAAAGCTGAAGCTAACTGGAACATGAAGAACTTTGTCAATGACCAGATAGAATTGATTAAGCGTCAGGTGGGCGATAAGAAAGTATTGTTGGCCCTGTCGGGTGGAGTTGATAGCTCTGTGGTAGCTGCTTTACTTCTGAAAGCTATTGGTAACAATCTGGTATGTGTACATGTTAATCATGGTTTGATGCGTAAGGGAGAGTCTGAAGATGTGGTTGAGGTATTCAGCAACCAGTTGAAGGCAAATCTTGTGTATGTAGATGTAACCGATCGTTTTCTGAATAAGTTGGCTGGTGTAGAAGATCCGGAGCAGAAACGTAAAATTATTGGTGGCGAGTTTATTCGTGTGTTCGAAGAAGAAGCGCGTAAGCTGAACGGTATTGATTTCTTAGGTCAAGGTACTATTTATCCGGATATTGTGGAAAGTGGAACGAAAACTGCTAAAATGGTGAAATCTCACCATAATGTAGGTGGTTTGCCCGAAGATTTAAAATTCCAACTTGTAGAACCATTGCGCCAATTATTTAAAGATGAAGTTCGTGCTTGTGGCTTGGAGTTAGGTTTACCTTATGAAATGGTTTACCGTCAACCGTTCCCTGGACCTGGTTTGGGTGTACGTTGTTTAGGTGCTATTACACGTGATCGTTTGGAGGCAGTGCGTGAATCCGATGCCATTCTGCGTGAGGAGTTCCAACTTGCCGGACTGGATAAAAAAGTATGGCAATACTTTACAGTAGTGCCTGATTTTAAATCTGTGGGTGTACGTGATAATGCTCGTTCTTTTGATTGGCCGGTTATTATTCGCGCTGTCAATACGGTGGATGCTATGACGGCTACTATTGAGCCGATTGATTGGCCTATCCTGATGAAGATAACAGACCGTATTCTGAAAGAAGTGAAGAATGTAAATCGCGTTTGTTATGATATGTCGCCGAAACCTAATGCGACTATAGAATGGGAATAG
- a CDS encoding K(+)-transporting ATPase subunit C, translated as MKTLLKSLKITLAFCVFFSIFYILILWLFAQVAGPNKGNAEVATLDGKVVGAANIGQMFTKDIYFWGRPSSAGDGYDASSSSGSNKGPTNQEYLDEVKTRIDTFLVHHPYLSRADVPAEMVTASGSGLDPNITPQCAYVQVKRVAQARGLTEEQVRAIVDKSIEKPFLGFLGTEKVNVLKLNIALEESNK; from the coding sequence ATGAAAACTTTATTGAAATCATTAAAAATAACACTTGCTTTTTGTGTTTTTTTCTCTATATTCTATATCCTCATCCTGTGGTTATTTGCACAGGTTGCAGGACCTAATAAGGGAAATGCTGAAGTAGCTACACTGGACGGGAAGGTAGTGGGAGCAGCTAATATAGGGCAGATGTTTACAAAAGATATTTATTTCTGGGGACGTCCTTCTTCTGCTGGAGATGGATATGATGCAAGTAGTTCTTCCGGTAGCAACAAAGGCCCTACGAACCAGGAATATCTGGATGAGGTGAAAACTCGTATCGATACATTTCTTGTACATCATCCTTATTTGAGCCGTGCGGATGTACCTGCAGAGATGGTTACGGCCAGTGGTTCAGGACTTGATCCTAACATTACTCCTCAATGTGCCTATGTGCAAGTGAAAAGAGTGGCACAGGCACGCGGATTAACAGAAGAACAAGTTAGAGCAATCGTGGATAAAAGTATAGAAAAACCATTTTTGGGATTTCTGGGAACCGAAAAGGTAAACGTCTTGAAATTGAATATCGCTTTAGAGGAAAGCAATAAGTAG
- a CDS encoding tyrosine-type recombinase/integrase, translated as MAAKKVVRSDNTYMISTDDTDNPKLGAKILSDGRESLFLDYYLGYIMVYDESKDKTVAKKDRKREALKLYLWQAPRTPLERQQNKETLELAKKIRFERSQELLENITGYRLRKERKVNFLDYFQAYNDRYTKKDVRMMKGVLTRFIDFLKIEYPQYSTYIKPEQITKDMVSLFVEYLQSRSKGEGALDYYSKFKKVINYAVDNDVIAKNPCKGVVCKCDKQVLRKDVLSLEEMQALISTHYDNENPEIRRAFIFCLYTGIRFCDVQDLKYSNVDYSNKILSFEQNKTKGHSANSGVVIPLNDDLLQLIGEPHTEQYEQETIFRLPSATMCLKALRRWTKRAGITKHITWHCARHSFAVNILNNGANIKTVASLLGHSGLKHTEKYTRAVDSLKEAAINSLPKLKL; from the coding sequence ATGGCAGCAAAGAAAGTGGTAAGGTCTGATAATACTTATATGATAAGCACGGACGATACGGATAATCCGAAATTGGGGGCAAAGATACTCTCTGACGGTCGAGAAAGCTTGTTTCTTGATTATTATTTGGGATATATAATGGTATATGATGAGTCGAAAGATAAGACGGTAGCCAAGAAAGACAGAAAGAGAGAGGCTTTAAAACTTTATCTTTGGCAAGCTCCAAGAACCCCGCTTGAAAGACAGCAAAATAAAGAAACATTAGAACTGGCAAAAAAGATTCGGTTTGAACGCAGTCAAGAATTGTTAGAAAACATTACCGGATACAGGTTGAGGAAAGAGCGAAAGGTTAATTTTCTTGATTATTTTCAAGCATATAACGACCGATACACAAAGAAAGATGTTCGAATGATGAAAGGTGTATTAACCCGTTTTATTGACTTCCTGAAAATAGAATACCCACAATATAGTACATACATTAAGCCCGAACAAATTACAAAAGACATGGTGTCTCTTTTCGTAGAATACTTGCAGAGTAGGAGCAAGGGCGAGGGCGCATTAGATTATTATAGCAAGTTTAAAAAGGTTATCAATTACGCAGTAGATAACGATGTAATAGCAAAGAACCCGTGCAAAGGTGTTGTTTGTAAGTGCGATAAACAAGTCTTAAGAAAGGATGTTCTTTCATTAGAGGAAATGCAAGCTTTGATAAGTACGCATTATGATAACGAGAATCCCGAAATAAGGCGGGCGTTTATATTCTGTTTATATACGGGTATTCGTTTTTGTGATGTGCAGGATTTGAAATACTCGAATGTGGACTACTCAAATAAAATACTTAGTTTCGAGCAGAATAAAACAAAGGGACATAGTGCAAATAGTGGGGTTGTGATTCCTTTAAATGATGATTTGCTACAGTTGATCGGAGAACCTCATACGGAACAATACGAGCAAGAAACTATTTTCAGATTGCCAAGTGCTACAATGTGCCTTAAAGCGCTAAGGCGTTGGACTAAGCGGGCGGGGATAACCAAACATATAACTTGGCATTGTGCCCGCCATTCCTTTGCGGTGAATATCCTGAATAATGGGGCTAATATTAAAACCGTTGCAAGCTTGTTAGGGCATAGCGGATTAAAACACACGGAGAAATACACGCGCGCCGTTGACAGCTTGAAAGAAGCTGCTATAAATAGTTTACCGAAACTTAAATTGTAA
- a CDS encoding potassium-transporting ATPase subunit F, with protein MYTALFVLGIAIFGYLMYVLVKPEKF; from the coding sequence ATGTACACAGCATTATTCGTATTAGGTATTGCGATCTTCGGTTATTTGATGTACGTGCTCGTCAAACCCGAAAAGTTTTAA
- a CDS encoding sensor protein KdpD codes for MDDREQSVQHFLDLIKRSQRGKFKVYIGMIAGVGKSYRMLQEAHELLENGVDVKIGYIETHGRAGTEAMLQGLPVIPRRKIFYKGKELEEMDLDAIIRLHPEIVIVDELAHTNVEGSLNEKRWQDVMTLLDEGINVISAINIQHIESVNEEVQEITGIEVKERVPDSVIQEADEVVNIDLTAEELITRLKAGKIYRPEKIQTALDNFFRAENILQLRELALKEVALRVEKKVENEVVMGVAVGLRHEKFLACISSHEKTPRRIIRKAARLATRYNTTFIALYVQTPKESMDRIDLARQRYLLNHFKLVTELGGEVLQVQSRDILESIVKACKDKQISTVCMGSPDLRLPGAICSVLKYRRFLNNLSQANIDLIILA; via the coding sequence ATGGATGATAGAGAACAAAGTGTACAGCATTTTCTGGATCTGATAAAGAGATCCCAGCGGGGTAAATTTAAAGTTTACATTGGTATGATAGCCGGAGTGGGAAAATCATATCGTATGCTTCAGGAGGCGCATGAACTGCTGGAAAATGGTGTGGACGTGAAAATCGGCTATATCGAGACTCATGGACGCGCCGGGACGGAAGCGATGCTACAAGGACTTCCTGTCATTCCGCGACGTAAGATCTTCTACAAGGGAAAGGAGTTGGAAGAAATGGATTTGGATGCCATTATCCGTCTTCATCCCGAAATTGTGATAGTGGATGAACTAGCACACACCAATGTGGAAGGGAGTCTGAATGAGAAACGTTGGCAAGATGTAATGACATTGCTGGATGAAGGAATCAATGTGATTTCGGCAATTAATATTCAGCACATTGAAAGTGTGAATGAAGAAGTACAGGAGATTACGGGTATTGAAGTAAAAGAACGGGTCCCCGATAGTGTGATTCAGGAAGCGGATGAGGTGGTGAATATTGATTTGACAGCAGAAGAACTAATCACTCGGTTAAAAGCGGGAAAGATTTATCGTCCGGAAAAGATTCAGACTGCGCTCGATAATTTTTTCCGTGCAGAGAATATATTACAATTGCGTGAGTTGGCTCTGAAGGAAGTAGCTCTTAGGGTAGAGAAGAAGGTGGAGAATGAAGTGGTGATGGGAGTAGCTGTCGGGTTGAGGCATGAAAAATTTTTGGCATGTATCAGTAGTCATGAGAAAACACCGCGACGAATTATCCGAAAGGCAGCGCGATTGGCAACGCGATATAATACGACTTTCATTGCTTTGTATGTGCAAACTCCGAAAGAGAGTATGGATAGGATTGATTTGGCCAGGCAGCGTTATCTGTTGAACCATTTTAAATTGGTAACGGAATTGGGGGGAGAAGTGTTGCAGGTACAGTCTAGAGATATCTTGGAGAGTATTGTAAAGGCATGTAAAGACAAGCAGATTTCAACAGTTTGTATGGGATCACCTGACTTGAGATTACCGGGAGCCATCTGTTCCGTATTGAAATATAGAAGATTTTTAAATAATTTGTCGCAAGCTAATATAGATTTGATTATACTTGCATAA